One part of the Rutidosis leptorrhynchoides isolate AG116_Rl617_1_P2 chromosome 1, CSIRO_AGI_Rlap_v1, whole genome shotgun sequence genome encodes these proteins:
- the LOC139858603 gene encoding mechanosensitive ion channel protein 6-like, with the protein MDKLRKSFNKLPQSETNSEPEEKQILLHQNNHTIDITTTASTKTMRPSPSPSPSPDSDDLRRDNGKQTNGNAVNVATKEAELTGYKFNSNQLNPNPNPNPNKVWRDASYDFSNDNDKFDFGTSDTPSPQQSPALSRIAESPNNYGILTPKEVRVSFHEEVIEPQPVRQRSNGSGRTAAGGGGDEVVICSANASFKRKSTLLRTKTKSRLIDPPEIDQRSDRVSKSGVIGKVGSEIDEEDPFLDDDLPDEYKQLRYSKWTLLQLLSLILILAALICTLTIPFLEHKQLYDLLLWKWGVMILVVICGRLVSGWGIRIIVILIERNFVLRKRVLYFVYGLRKAVQNCVWLTLILIAWQCIFDPKVERMAHGKDVLPYVTKIWICLLVGTIVWLLKTLLVKVLASSFHVSTFFDRIQESLFNQYVIETISGPPLIEIQHEREEEDRVIEEVQKLQSAGATLPADLKANIFKKSGRFIGTPRMNTPMAGKSGKFSEVNTPKKVDEGITIDHLHRLNQKNISAWNMKRLMNIVRTGVLSTLDEQLEGATGDEDESAVQITNEKQAKVAAKRIFLNVAKQGSKRIYLEDLMRFLREDEALKAIRLFDGETETKGISKAALKNWVVNVFRERRALALSLNDTKTAVNKLHQMLNIVVGILIIVIWLLILKVATTHFFIFLSSQLLLVVFVFGNTCKTTFEAIIFLFVMHPFDVGDRCEVDAVQMVVEEMNILTTVFLRYDNQKITYPNSVLATKPIANYYRSPDMGDAIDFCIHVSTPVEKVALMKERITSYIENKSDHWYPAPLIVVRDVEDLNRLKISIWLSHRMNFQDMGERWQRRALLVEEMIKIFRDLDIEYRMLPVDINVRNMPTLASNRLPSNWTACTN; encoded by the exons ATGGACAAGTTACGTAAATCGTTCAATAAATTACCTCAATCTGAAACAAACTCCGAACCAGAAGAAAAACAAATCTTACTTCATCAAAACAATCACACCATTGATATTACTACTACTGCAAGTACAAAAACCATGCGGCCGTCACCGTCTCCGTCGCCGTCGCCGGATTCCGACGATCTACGGAGAGATAACGGAAAACAGACGAACGGTAATGCGGTAAATGTTGCTACTAAAGAAGCTGAGTTAACGGGTTATAAGTTCAACTCTAACcagttaaaccctaaccctaaccccaaTCCTAACAAGGTTTGGAGAGATGCTAGTTAtgattttagtaatgataatgataaatttgatttcggTACATCTGATACGCCGTCACCGCAACAGTCGCCGGCGTTATCTAGGATAGCTGAAAGTCCGAATAATTACGGCATACTTACTCCAAAAGAAGTTAGGGTTTCATTTCATGAAGAGGTGATTGAGCCGCAACCGGTTCGGCAGCGGTCTAATGGAAGCGGTCGAACAGCTGCTGGTGGCGGTGGTGATGAGGTTGTGATTTGTTCGGCGAATGCTTCGTTTAAGAGGAAGTCAACTTTGTTGCGGACTAAAACGAAGTCTAGATTAATTGATCCGCCGGAGATAGATCAGAGATCGGACAGGGTATCCAAATCCGGGGTTATAGGAAAGGTCGGTAGCGAAATCGATGAAGAGGATCCGTTTTTGGATGATGATTTACCGGATGAGTATAAGCAGTTGAGGTATAGTAAATGGACTTTACTTCAATTGTTAAGTTTGATCTTAATTCTTGCTGCTTTGATTTGTACACTTACTATTCCATTTCTTGAGCATAAACAATTGTATGATTTATTATTATGGAAATGGGGTGTTATGATATTGGTTGTGATATGTGGAAGATTGGTTTCGGGTTGGGGGATTAGGATTATAGTGATATTGATAGAGCGGAATTTCGTATTGAGGAAAAGGGTTTTGTATTTTGTTTACGGGTTGCGAAAAGCAGTTCAGAATTGCGTTTGGTTGACGTTGATTTTGATTGCTTGGCAATGTATATTTGATCCAAAAGTTGAGAGAATGGCACATGGTAAAGATGTTTTGCCTTATGTGACCAAGATTTGGATTTGTCTTTTGGTGGGTACGATCGTTTGGTTATTGAAAACATTGTTGGTTAAAGTTCTTGCTTCTTCTTTTCACGTGAGCACGTTTTTTGACCGGATTCAAGAATCTTTGTTTAATCAGTATGTAATTGAGACAATTTCTGGTCCACCGTTGATTGAAATTCAACACGAGCGGGAAGAGGAAGATAGGGTGATAGAAGAAGTTCAAAAACTTCAGAGTGCGGGGGCCACGTTGCCAGCTGATCTTAAGGCGAATATATTCAAGAAAAGTGGGAGGTTTATTGGAACACCAAGAATGAATACACCAATGGCTGGTAAAAGTGGTAAATTTTCGGAAGTTAATACTCCGAAGAAAGTTGATGAAGGGATTACAATTGATCACTTGCATAGGTTAAACCAAAAGAATATATCAGCATGGAATATGAAAAGGTTGATGAATATTGTTCGAACTGGGGTATTATCTACATTAGATGAGCAGTTGGAGGGTGCTACAGGGGATGAAGATGAATCTGCAGTTCAGATCACCAATGAAAAGCAAGCTAAGGTTGCAGCAAAGAGAATATTTTTGAATGTTGCTAAACAAGGCTCCAA ACGCATTTATTTAGAGGACTTGATGCGGTTTTTGAGAGAGGATGAAGCTTTGAAGGCAATACGACTCTTTGATGGAGAAACCGAGACCAAAGGAATTAGCAAAGCAGCTCTAAAAAACTGGGTG GTTAATGTATTTCGAGAACGAAGAGCTCTTGCATTGTCTCTGAATGATACAAAAACAGCTGTTAACAAACTACATCAAATGTTGAACATAGTTGTTGGGATATTGATTATCGTCATCTGGCTTCTTATTCTCAAAGTTGCAACGACACATTTCTTCATATTCCTAAGTTCGCAACTGCTCTTGGTTGTATTTGTGTTTGGTAACACATGCAAGACCACATTTGAGGCCATTATTTTCTTGTTCGTAATGCATCCTTTTGATGTAGGCGATCGTTGTGAAGTTGATGCTGTTCAG ATGGTGGTGGAGGAGATGAACATATTAACCACAGTTTTCTTGAGATACGATAACCAGAAAATTACATACCCGAACAGTGTTTTGGCTACGAAACCAATAGCCAACTATTATCGTAGTCCGGATATGGGAGATGCTATCGATTTCTGTATACACGTATCAACTCCTGTAGAAAAGGTTGCCTTGATGAAGGAGAGAATAACAAG CTACATTGAGAACAAGAGTGACCACTGGTACCCTGCACCTTTGATTGTGGTGAGGGACGTTGAGGACTTGAATCGGCTAAAGATATCAATATGGCTTTCGCATCGAATGAATTTCCAAGACATGGGTGAAAGATGGCAAAGAAGAGCTCTTTTAGTTGAAGAGATGATTAAAATATTCAGGGACCTCGATATTGAATACCGAATGCTTCCAGTCGATATTAATGTCCGAAATATGCCTACTTTGGCTTCAAATCGGCTTCCTTCAAATTGGACGGCATGCACAAACTGA
- the LOC139858613 gene encoding triosephosphate isomerase, cytosolic-like, whose amino-acid sequence MGRKFFVGGNWKCNGTTEDVKKIVATLNAGDLPSTDVVEVVVSPPFVFLTSVKSELRPEIQVAAQNCWVKKGGAFTGEVSAEMLVNLSVPWVILGHSERRALLNETNEFVGDKVAYALSQGLKVIACVGETLEQREAGTTMEVVAAQTQAIADKISSWDNVVLAYEPVWAIGTGKVASPAQAQEVHAGLRKWFQEKISADVSASTRIIYGGSVSGSNCKELAGQPDVDGFLVGGASLKPEFIDIIKAAEVKK is encoded by the exons ATGGGCCGTAAGTTTTTCGTCGGCGGTAACTGGAAATGC AATGGAACTACTGAAGATGTGAAGAAGATTGTGGCAACACTTAATGCTGGTGACTTGCCATCCACCGATGTTGTTG AGGTGGTGGTGAGCCCTCCATTTGTTTTTCTTACCTCTGTTAAAAGTGAATTGAGGCCTGAAATCCAAGTTGCTGCCCAAAATTGTTGGGTTAAGAAAGGTGGTGCCTTCACTGGTGAAGTTAG TGCTGAGATGCTCGTCAATTTGAGCGTCCCATGGGTCATCCTAGGTCATTCTGAAAGAAGAGCACTATTAAATGAAACAAATGAG TTTGTCGGTGACAAGGTGGCTTATGCTCTTTCTCAAGGTTTGAAGGTGATTGCTTGTGTTGGAGAGACACTCGAGCAGCGAGAAGCTGGAACCACCATGGAAGTTGTTGCTGCACAAACCCAGGCTATCGCAG ATAAAATCTCAAGTTGGGACAATGTTGTTTTGGCTTATGAGCCAGTTTGGGCTATTGGAACCGGAAAGGTTGCATCTCCAGCTCAGGCTCAAGAA GTACATGCAGGACTAAGGAAATGGTTCCAGGAAAAGATCAGCGCTGATGTCTCTGCTTCAACCAGGATCATCTATGGAG GATCTGTGAGTGGTTCAAATTGCAAGGAATTAGCAGGACAACCAGATGTGGATGGTTTCCTAGTTGGTGGAGCTTCCCTCAAG CCTGAATTTATTGACATCATCAAGGCTGCTGAAGTGAAGAAATGA